In Halomarina salina, one DNA window encodes the following:
- a CDS encoding DUF7473 family protein → MIPAQVDVTGGGVLAIVVTFLAAWLFYSIALHLAATFFLGEVPTQRAATAAFAPALFSMLLQLGQIGGRDIPIAVFIVLTFLAALFAIHLVYRLRWSSAAMLTLLYFAFSFALGLAVYNIISFL, encoded by the coding sequence ATGATTCCGGCGCAGGTGGACGTGACGGGCGGCGGCGTGCTGGCCATCGTGGTCACGTTTCTGGCCGCGTGGCTGTTCTACTCGATCGCACTCCACCTCGCGGCGACGTTCTTCCTCGGCGAGGTACCGACCCAGCGCGCGGCGACGGCCGCGTTCGCCCCCGCGCTGTTCTCGATGCTGCTCCAGCTCGGGCAGATCGGCGGCCGGGACATCCCCATCGCCGTCTTCATCGTGCTCACGTTCCTCGCCGCGCTGTTCGCCATCCACCTGGTGTACCGCCTGCGGTGGTCCAGCGCGGCGATGCTGACGCTGCTGTACTTCGCGTTCTCGTTCGCGCTCGGCCTCGCCGTCTACAACATCATCTCGTTCCTGTGA
- a CDS encoding CPBP family intramembrane glutamic endopeptidase, protein MSADSPLRAADGRLRMTIRLAVGSVLIVLASVLVALSGVSLLGSLVGEVGRGGQVVTVGVGATLGILFVAREVDHRTWSDLGLAADRRWGVDLAAGLALGALLMTGVFVVLVGGGWARITQVGVPDLTDWLGTLGLFLVVGFYEELFARGWLLTNVAEGFRTLGDRLATAIAVFVSAAVFGALHGANPGATLASTLGITAAGVFLGVAYVRTTSLALPVGVHVTWNLFQGAVWGFPVSGIATPATFVATARSGPELVTGGSFGPEASLVGLGASVAGVFAVVAYARSLSIRLPDALAWATTPTLLDDWLDGRARSDGDDER, encoded by the coding sequence ATGAGCGCCGACAGCCCCCTCCGCGCCGCCGACGGTCGACTCCGGATGACCATCAGACTCGCCGTCGGCAGCGTCCTCATCGTCCTCGCCAGCGTCCTGGTCGCCCTCAGCGGCGTCTCGCTCCTGGGGAGCCTGGTCGGCGAGGTGGGGCGAGGCGGGCAGGTCGTCACCGTGGGCGTCGGCGCGACGCTCGGCATCCTCTTCGTCGCCCGCGAGGTCGACCACCGGACGTGGAGCGACCTCGGCCTCGCCGCCGACCGTCGCTGGGGGGTCGACCTCGCCGCCGGTCTCGCCCTCGGCGCACTGCTGATGACCGGCGTGTTCGTCGTGCTCGTCGGCGGCGGCTGGGCGCGAATCACGCAGGTCGGCGTCCCGGACCTCACCGACTGGCTCGGAACGCTCGGGCTCTTCCTCGTCGTCGGGTTCTACGAGGAACTCTTCGCTCGCGGGTGGCTCCTGACGAACGTCGCGGAGGGGTTCCGCACGCTCGGCGACCGCCTCGCCACGGCCATCGCCGTGTTCGTCTCGGCGGCCGTCTTCGGCGCGCTCCACGGCGCGAACCCCGGCGCGACGCTCGCCAGCACGCTCGGCATCACCGCCGCGGGCGTCTTCCTCGGCGTCGCGTACGTCCGCACGACGAGCCTCGCGCTCCCCGTCGGCGTCCACGTCACCTGGAACCTCTTCCAGGGCGCGGTCTGGGGGTTCCCCGTCAGCGGCATCGCCACGCCCGCGACGTTCGTGGCGACCGCTCGCTCCGGACCCGAACTCGTCACCGGCGGGTCGTTCGGCCCGGAGGCGAGCCTCGTCGGCCTCGGCGCGTCGGTGGCGGGCGTGTTCGCCGTCGTCGCCTACGCGCGCAGCCTGTCGATTCGACTGCCCGACGCGCTGGCGTGGGCGACGACGCCCACCCTGCTCGACGACTGGCTCGACGGTCGAGCGCGGAGCGACGGCGACGACGAACGGTGA